A single region of the Marinobacter salinisoli genome encodes:
- a CDS encoding CopD family protein yields the protein MSLAIALHVLSAVIWVGGMFFAYMAMRPAVVEVIGASQRGELWCRTLSRFFRWVWAAVILLLVSGYWMIFNVFGGMAGAGWHIHVMQGLGIVMMLLYFHVYFAPFRRLKQAVANQDPQEGGRQVGQIRRLVGTNLILGVIVVVIGAGGRYL from the coding sequence ATGAGTCTGGCCATTGCATTACATGTTCTCTCTGCCGTTATTTGGGTTGGCGGCATGTTTTTCGCCTATATGGCCATGCGCCCAGCGGTGGTTGAGGTGATCGGTGCGTCCCAAAGGGGCGAGCTCTGGTGTCGTACCCTGTCCCGATTTTTCCGATGGGTGTGGGCTGCTGTGATCCTGTTGCTGGTGAGCGGTTACTGGATGATCTTCAACGTATTCGGTGGCATGGCGGGTGCCGGTTGGCACATTCACGTTATGCAGGGATTGGGAATTGTGATGATGCTCCTGTATTTCCATGTCTATTTTGCCCCCTTCAGGCGGCTTAAGCAGGCCGTTGCCAACCAGGACCCTCAAGAAGGTGGGCGCCAGGTAGGGCAGATCCGCAGGCTGGTGGGCACCAACCTGATTCTTGGAGTGATCGTGGTGGTGATTGGGGCTGGTGGTCGGTATCTGTAA
- the ureG gene encoding urease accessory protein UreG, whose protein sequence is MTHCLRVGVGGPVGSGKTALLRQLCKALRDHYNIAVVTNDIYTREDADFLLRHEALPADRILGVETGGCPHTAIREDASMNLAAIDDLQSRHPGLELVLVESGGDNLSATFSPELSDLTLYVIDVSAGDKIPRKGGPGITKSDLLIINKIDIAEQVHASLEVMERDSKKMRGERPFVFTNLYDGVGLETIISFILERGMLPERRPEKVAASA, encoded by the coding sequence ATGACCCATTGTTTGCGAGTAGGCGTCGGCGGCCCCGTCGGTTCCGGCAAGACAGCCCTCCTGCGCCAGTTGTGTAAAGCCCTGCGGGACCACTACAACATCGCCGTGGTCACCAACGACATCTACACCCGCGAAGACGCCGACTTCCTGCTGCGCCACGAAGCCCTGCCAGCAGATCGCATCCTCGGCGTAGAAACCGGCGGCTGCCCGCACACCGCCATTCGTGAAGATGCCTCCATGAACCTGGCGGCCATCGACGACCTCCAGTCCCGTCACCCGGGCCTGGAACTGGTGCTGGTGGAATCCGGCGGCGACAACCTCTCCGCCACCTTCAGCCCGGAACTGTCCGACCTCACCCTGTACGTCATCGACGTCTCCGCCGGCGACAAAATCCCCCGCAAAGGCGGCCCCGGCATCACCAAATCCGACCTGCTGATCATCAACAAGATCGACATCGCCGAACAGGTCCACGCCTCGCTGGAAGTTATGGAGCGGGACTCCAAGAAAATGCGCGGCGAACGCCCCTTTGTGTTCACCAACCTGTACGACGGGGTAGGGCTGGAAACCATCATCAGCTTCATTCTGGAGCGCGGCATGCTGCCGGAACGCCGTCCGGAAAAAGTGGCTGCCTCGGCCTGA
- a CDS encoding urease accessory protein UreF, with translation MVTPTDPASGDLALLGLLQLVSPALPIGAFAWSQGLESAFELQWVTTEAELGEWLEGVLEDGLTRCELPLLARLQKAWAEADSESIAQWNQWLHATRETAELSDEDIRLGGALVRLLGSLNLLPQPEEGSATLPAEPGYPAMFAWAAYSRGVPVRQTLLGFAWAWLENQLAVACKAMPLGHTAAQRLTEQLRPKLVIAVDKALGLQDDELGPVLPGLALGSALHETQYSRLFRS, from the coding sequence ATGGTCACACCCACTGATCCGGCCTCCGGCGACCTGGCCCTGCTGGGCCTGCTGCAACTGGTCAGCCCGGCCCTGCCCATCGGCGCCTTCGCCTGGTCCCAGGGCCTGGAAAGCGCTTTCGAGCTGCAATGGGTAACCACCGAAGCAGAGCTGGGTGAATGGCTGGAAGGCGTACTGGAAGACGGCCTGACCCGCTGCGAACTGCCCCTGCTGGCCCGGCTACAGAAAGCCTGGGCCGAAGCCGACAGCGAAAGCATCGCCCAGTGGAACCAGTGGCTCCACGCCACCCGGGAAACCGCTGAACTGAGCGATGAAGACATTCGCCTTGGTGGCGCATTGGTTCGCCTGCTCGGCAGCCTCAACCTGCTGCCTCAGCCGGAAGAGGGCAGCGCCACACTGCCAGCAGAACCCGGCTACCCCGCCATGTTCGCATGGGCCGCCTACAGCCGGGGCGTACCCGTACGCCAGACCCTGCTGGGCTTCGCCTGGGCCTGGCTGGAAAACCAGCTGGCCGTGGCCTGCAAAGCCATGCCTTTGGGCCACACAGCGGCCCAGCGATTAACCGAACAACTGCGCCCCAAACTGGTGATCGCAGTGGACAAGGCCCTGGGCCTGCAAGACGACGAATTAGGACCGGTACTGCCCGGGCTCGCCCTCGGCAGTGCCTTACATGAAACCCAGTATTCAAGGCTTTTTAGAAGCTAA
- the ureE gene encoding urease accessory protein UreE: protein MLELTQRINDVDSSEIHDSLILPYELRIRGRLRATTVTNLDVGLFLERGQVLRDGDLLQAKTGEIIRIRAAEEPVVTARIEAGLPLARLCYHLGNRHVTLAIGHDDKGGWVRFPPDHVLEELAERLGAKLTHHTAQFDPEPGAYAQAGQGHSHGHSQGHSHSHSHGHHHGHTH from the coding sequence ATGTTGGAACTGACACAACGCATCAACGACGTAGACAGCAGCGAAATCCACGACAGCCTGATTTTGCCTTATGAGCTGCGCATCCGGGGCCGGCTGCGTGCCACCACCGTCACCAACCTGGACGTGGGCCTGTTTCTGGAACGCGGCCAGGTACTGCGGGACGGCGACCTGCTGCAAGCCAAAACCGGCGAGATCATCCGTATCCGTGCTGCTGAAGAGCCGGTGGTGACCGCTCGCATCGAAGCCGGCCTGCCACTGGCCCGCCTGTGCTATCACCTGGGCAACCGCCACGTCACCCTTGCCATCGGCCACGACGACAAAGGCGGCTGGGTGCGCTTCCCGCCGGACCACGTACTGGAAGAACTGGCCGAACGCCTGGGTGCCAAACTCACCCACCACACCGCCCAGTTTGATCCGGAACCCGGCGCCTACGCCCAGGCAGGGCAGGGGCACTCCCACGGCCATAGCCAGGGACACAGTCATAGCCACAGCCACGGGCATCACCATGGTCACACCCACTGA
- the ureC gene encoding urease subunit alpha — MKISRQAYADMYGPTVGDRVRLGDTELWIEVEKDFTHYGDEVKFGGGKVIRDGMGQSQRNDDTVMDTVITNALILDWWGIVKADVGIQKGRIAAIGKAGNPDTQPDVQIVIGPGTEIIAGEGKILTAGGIDPHIHFICPQQVEEALMSGITTMLGGGTGPATGTNATTCTPGAWHIGKMLQAVDELPMNIGFLGKGNASLPAALEDQIKAGVIGLKLHEDWGTTPAAIDNCLTVADQYDVQVAIHTDTLNESGFVEDTLAAFKGRCIHTFHTEGAGGGHAPDIITACSKDYVLPSSTNPTRPYTINTVDEHLDMLMVCHHLDPNIPEDVAFADSRIRRETIAAEDILHDMGVISMISSDSQAMGRVGEVVCRTWQTAHKMKVQRGLLPEDQELGADNFRAKRYIAKYTINSAITHGLAHEVGSVEVGKLADLCLWSPAFFGVKPACIIKGGMIAAAPMGDPNASIPTPQPVHYRPMFGAFGKAASATRLTFVSQAALDADIGKELGLDSPLSACKGVRDVRKSDMKLNDACPHLTVDPQTYEVHADGELLTCEPATELPLAQRYHLF, encoded by the coding sequence ATGAAAATCAGCAGACAAGCCTACGCCGACATGTACGGCCCCACCGTGGGCGACCGGGTGCGCCTGGGCGACACCGAACTGTGGATCGAAGTCGAAAAAGACTTCACCCACTACGGCGACGAAGTGAAATTCGGCGGCGGCAAAGTCATCCGCGATGGCATGGGCCAGAGCCAGCGCAACGACGACACCGTGATGGACACCGTCATTACCAACGCCCTCATCCTCGACTGGTGGGGCATCGTCAAAGCCGACGTGGGCATTCAGAAAGGCCGCATCGCCGCCATCGGCAAAGCCGGCAACCCGGACACCCAGCCAGACGTCCAGATCGTCATCGGCCCGGGCACCGAAATCATCGCCGGTGAAGGCAAAATCCTCACCGCCGGCGGCATCGACCCCCATATCCACTTCATCTGCCCCCAGCAGGTGGAAGAAGCCCTGATGAGCGGCATCACCACCATGCTCGGCGGCGGCACCGGCCCGGCCACCGGCACCAACGCCACCACCTGTACCCCGGGTGCCTGGCACATTGGCAAAATGCTGCAGGCGGTGGACGAACTGCCCATGAACATCGGCTTCCTCGGTAAGGGCAACGCCTCACTGCCAGCCGCGCTGGAAGATCAGATCAAAGCCGGCGTCATTGGCCTCAAACTGCACGAAGACTGGGGCACCACACCGGCGGCCATCGACAATTGCCTGACCGTTGCCGACCAGTACGATGTGCAGGTGGCTATCCACACCGACACCCTGAACGAATCCGGCTTCGTGGAAGACACCCTGGCCGCCTTCAAAGGCCGCTGCATCCACACCTTCCACACCGAAGGTGCCGGCGGCGGGCACGCGCCGGACATCATCACCGCCTGCTCCAAGGATTACGTGCTGCCGTCCTCTACCAACCCGACACGGCCCTACACCATTAACACCGTGGACGAACACCTGGATATGCTGATGGTGTGCCATCACCTGGACCCGAACATCCCGGAAGACGTCGCCTTCGCCGACTCCCGCATCCGCCGGGAAACCATTGCCGCTGAGGACATCCTGCACGACATGGGCGTGATCTCCATGATCTCTTCCGACTCCCAGGCCATGGGCCGGGTGGGCGAGGTGGTGTGCCGCACCTGGCAAACCGCCCACAAGATGAAAGTACAGCGCGGCCTGCTGCCGGAAGACCAAGAACTGGGTGCCGACAACTTCCGCGCCAAGCGCTACATCGCCAAGTACACCATCAACTCCGCCATCACCCACGGCCTGGCCCATGAAGTGGGTTCGGTGGAAGTGGGCAAGCTGGCGGACCTGTGCCTGTGGAGCCCGGCGTTCTTTGGCGTGAAGCCCGCCTGCATCATCAAGGGCGGCATGATCGCCGCCGCCCCCATGGGTGACCCGAACGCCTCCATCCCGACACCGCAGCCGGTTCACTACCGCCCCATGTTCGGAGCTTTCGGCAAAGCCGCCAGTGCCACCCGCCTGACCTTCGTCAGCCAGGCTGCATTGGACGCCGACATTGGCAAGGAACTGGGGCTGGACAGCCCGCTGTCCGCTTGCAAAGGCGTGCGCGACGTGCGCAAGAGCGACATGAAACTGAACGACGCGTGCCCACACCTGACCGTGGACCCGCAAACCTACGAAGTACACGCCGATGGCGAGCTGCTCACTTGCGAGCCCGCCACAGAACTACCCCTGGCCCAGCGTTACCATCTGTTCTGA
- a CDS encoding urease subunit beta produces the protein MIPGEYQIQDGDIELCAGRERTTIEVANTGDRPVQIGSHYHFAEANPALDFDRDKARGLRLDIAAGTAIRFEPGQTREVTLIPFAGGREIYGFRGEVMGKLDS, from the coding sequence ATGATTCCCGGCGAATACCAGATCCAGGACGGCGACATCGAACTCTGCGCCGGCCGCGAACGTACCACCATCGAGGTGGCCAACACCGGCGACCGCCCCGTGCAGATCGGCTCTCACTACCACTTTGCCGAAGCCAATCCGGCGCTCGACTTTGACCGTGACAAGGCACGTGGACTGCGACTCGATATCGCAGCCGGTACGGCCATTCGCTTCGAACCCGGTCAGACTCGCGAAGTCACCCTGATTCCTTTCGCCGGTGGCCGGGAAATCTACGGCTTCCGCGGCGAAGTGATGGGGAAACTGGACAGCTAA